TTATCCACCTTTCAGACCCTCCGTATAATGTATCACCAGCCAGCGGATGACCGATGAAACTGCTGTGGACTCTAATTTGGTGAGTTCTTCCTGTGTCCAGCTGAAGCTCGAGAAGCGAAAGGTCCTTTTTTTCGTCATAACCCTTAACGATAAAGTTTGTGACCGCGGATTGACCTGTTTGGGACACCCGTCTTCTTACAGAGTGATAGCGGTCACGCCCGATCGGCTGATCAATTTTCCCCCTGGCATTCTTTAGCTTGCCTTCTGCTATGGCAAGGTAGGTTCGCTTTATCTGTTTCTTGGCCATTTGTTGATCCAATAATGCCAGTGCCAGGCGATGCTTGGCAAACACAATAGCGCCAGATGTATCTTGGTCAAGACGATGGACGTGGCGAATGCGTCTTTCTTCGCCATTCATTTGAAAATAAAAGGCGATCAAATTGGCTAAAGTTCCGGTTTGTCCGGCTTCATTCGGATGGGTTGCCAGCCCCGCCGGCTTGTTAATAACAATCAAGTGGTCATCCTCAAACAATACAGGCAGATCCCCATATTCAGGCACAACATCAAATGGCTCATTTTCATAAAAATCAATTGAAATGCTGTCGTTTTCATTCAGTTGGGCATTATGACTAACAAATGATTGGTTTTGCTTAATTTTTCGATTAGCAATCCAGTATTGAATTAATTTTTTGGAAGCACAGGCTTGAGCTGCCAGAAAAGTAAAAAGCATCGACCCTGCATCCTTCTCGGAAACAGCGAAATAGATGCTTCTTCCAATTTGTTGCATTTTTTTCTCTCCTTTCATTGAATGGCAAGGAAACACTTACCTCTCTACTTTGTCTATGTATGTATGCTATCCTTTAAACGAATTAGAGACGGAAGGCAGGCGTACCATTATGAAGGTTGTAATCGCTGCGACAGAAGAGCAGCAAAAATACATTGAGGAAATGATAAGCAAGTTCTATTCACATATATTCACACGTAGCTACACGGCTAATGAAATAGCTGCATTTAAAAAGCAAGGGGTGCTCAATTTATCGGAAAGCCAGTATAATGGAACAATGGATGAGGCTTTGCAAATCATCTCTTGCCTGCAAACAATTTATATTTTGCTCGAAGAAAACTGCGAACCGCAAAATTCAAATGAGCTTGACCTCCATCGGTTGGAGTGGAATTTCAACAAGCTTCGGTCCTTTGGATTACAATTTCCATATTCCAGTGAAAGCATACATAGCGGAAAACAGCATATTCATTAACCCAAATGGATTCAACTTCCTCTATATTACTCGAGGTTACGTACATACTATAGCATGAAAGGGGTGCTATAGATGACAAAAGTAAGTGAATCTATGTCAAAAAACGTAATTTCAGTATCTTCCAACCAA
This window of the Bacillus gobiensis genome carries:
- a CDS encoding RluA family pseudouridine synthase: MQQIGRSIYFAVSEKDAGSMLFTFLAAQACASKKLIQYWIANRKIKQNQSFVSHNAQLNENDSISIDFYENEPFDVVPEYGDLPVLFEDDHLIVINKPAGLATHPNEAGQTGTLANLIAFYFQMNGEERRIRHVHRLDQDTSGAIVFAKHRLALALLDQQMAKKQIKRTYLAIAEGKLKNARGKIDQPIGRDRYHSVRRRVSQTGQSAVTNFIVKGYDEKKDLSLLELQLDTGRTHQIRVHSSFIGHPLAGDTLYGGSERWIKRQALHSESISFIHPITKEELFIHAPPPKDMDTIFLI
- a CDS encoding DUF5365 family protein, with translation MKVVIAATEEQQKYIEEMISKFYSHIFTRSYTANEIAAFKKQGVLNLSESQYNGTMDEALQIISCLQTIYILLEENCEPQNSNELDLHRLEWNFNKLRSFGLQFPYSSESIHSGKQHIH